From the Aquitalea magnusonii genome, one window contains:
- a CDS encoding ABC transporter ATP-binding protein, whose translation MTGNRVAIEIDHVCKRFGHDEHAVLALDSIALKIRENEFFTLLGPSGCGKTTLLRMIAGFEDVSGGDIRLYGESLSGKLPFQRPVNTVFQSYALFPHLTVEQNVAFGLEMRGFKQADIKPIVAEKLELVKLGGFARRRPHQLSGGQQQRVALARALAPSPKVLLLDESLSALDLKLRKEMQVELKRLQRETGITFVFVTHDQEEALTMSDRIAVMSAGKLQQVGSPEDIYDRPANRFVADFIGETSFLQGRVADGLLHFGQAGSLPGQVLDQSHEGAAALAVRPERLQLSTSGSGLAGVVSEVVYRGVDTVYTVQLADGQPCRVRSSNSAGAARLAREGDTVAITALPGAFHRLQEADHVA comes from the coding sequence ATGACTGGCAATCGTGTGGCAATTGAGATCGACCATGTCTGTAAGCGTTTTGGTCATGATGAACACGCGGTACTGGCACTGGACAGCATTGCGCTGAAAATCCGCGAGAACGAATTTTTCACCCTGCTTGGCCCCTCCGGCTGTGGCAAGACCACCTTGCTGCGCATGATTGCCGGTTTCGAGGATGTCAGCGGTGGCGATATCCGCCTGTATGGTGAATCGCTGTCCGGCAAGCTGCCCTTTCAGCGCCCGGTGAATACCGTATTCCAGAGCTATGCCTTGTTTCCGCATCTTACCGTGGAGCAAAACGTGGCCTTTGGCTTGGAGATGCGCGGTTTCAAGCAGGCCGACATCAAGCCCATCGTGGCGGAAAAGCTGGAGCTGGTGAAGCTGGGCGGCTTTGCACGCCGTCGTCCGCACCAGCTCTCCGGCGGCCAGCAGCAGCGCGTGGCACTGGCCCGCGCGCTGGCACCGTCGCCCAAGGTATTGCTGCTGGACGAATCCCTGTCCGCACTGGACCTGAAACTGCGCAAGGAAATGCAGGTGGAACTCAAGCGCCTGCAACGTGAAACCGGCATCACCTTTGTGTTTGTCACTCACGATCAGGAAGAAGCGCTCACCATGTCCGACCGCATCGCGGTGATGTCGGCGGGCAAGCTGCAACAGGTGGGCAGCCCGGAGGACATTTACGACCGCCCGGCCAACCGCTTTGTGGCCGACTTCATCGGTGAAACCTCCTTCCTGCAAGGCCGGGTGGCCGATGGCCTGCTGCATTTCGGCCAGGCAGGCAGCCTGCCTGGCCAGGTGCTGGACCAGTCGCACGAGGGGGCTGCCGCACTGGCGGTGCGCCCGGAGCGCCTGCAACTGTCCACCAGCGGCAGCGGGCTGGCCGGTGTGGTGTCCGAGGTGGTGTATCGCGGCGTGGATACCGTCTACACCGTGCAACTGGCCGATGGTCAGCCCTGTCGCGTGCGCAGCAGCAACAGCGCCGGCGCGGCGCGGCTGGCGCGGGAAGGGGATACCGTGGCAATTACCGCCTTGCCGGGAGCCTTCCATCGTCTGCAGGAGGCCGACCATGTCGCTTGA
- a CDS encoding AraC family transcriptional regulator, translating into MTRSASSANVAQPVDDSASSRPVSLHAIVTTVNVLAEQGIAAAEVLAGSGIPPERLLEPARLINHHQELTVFDTARRLSQDDALGLRLGHAMHTSNYGILGYTMLVSPTLRVALETAIRFPLLLASYFTLRLEVRDKEAWLIADDYRYRADLLSFNAEMCLSSMWTIARDCMGVRWSPKAVHMRFPQPAHAGLYPAIFGQGGRFAMTENALLFPAKWLDRPQPLADAVSFHMALEQCQRQQEQWASSHGSALVARVLRLIQSDPVRFARLDELTATLHMSERTLRRKLAALGTSFQALLDQARHQQALHLLQETSLSISMIAERLGFAESASFRHAFARWTGKRPSDLRR; encoded by the coding sequence TCTGCCAATGTTGCCCAGCCGGTTGACGATAGTGCATCCAGCCGCCCCGTGTCGCTGCATGCCATTGTCACCACGGTGAATGTATTGGCCGAGCAGGGCATTGCCGCAGCCGAGGTGCTGGCCGGCAGCGGCATTCCACCAGAACGCCTGCTGGAGCCGGCCCGGCTGATCAACCATCATCAGGAACTCACGGTGTTCGACACCGCCCGCCGCCTGTCGCAGGATGATGCCCTTGGCCTGCGGCTGGGCCATGCCATGCATACCTCCAACTACGGCATTCTGGGTTACACCATGCTGGTCAGTCCTACCCTGCGGGTGGCACTGGAAACCGCCATCCGTTTTCCCCTGCTGCTGGCCAGCTATTTCACCCTGCGGCTGGAGGTGCGCGACAAGGAAGCCTGGCTGATTGCCGATGATTATCGCTACCGCGCGGATCTGCTCAGTTTCAATGCCGAGATGTGCCTGTCCTCGATGTGGACCATCGCCCGTGACTGCATGGGGGTGCGCTGGTCGCCCAAGGCGGTACACATGCGCTTTCCCCAGCCTGCGCATGCCGGGCTTTATCCGGCCATTTTTGGCCAGGGCGGCCGCTTTGCCATGACGGAAAACGCACTGCTATTCCCAGCCAAATGGTTGGACCGGCCGCAGCCGCTGGCCGATGCCGTCAGCTTTCACATGGCGCTGGAGCAATGTCAGCGCCAGCAGGAGCAGTGGGCCAGCAGCCATGGCTCGGCGCTGGTGGCGCGGGTGCTGCGGCTGATCCAGTCCGACCCGGTGCGCTTTGCCCGGCTGGACGAGCTGACCGCCACCTTGCACATGTCCGAGCGCACCCTGCGGCGCAAGCTGGCGGCGCTGGGAACCTCCTTCCAGGCCTTGCTGGATCAGGCACGGCACCAGCAAGCACTGCATCTGCTGCAGGAAACCAGCTTGTCCATCAGCATGATTGCCGAGCGGCTGGGTTTTGCCGAATCGGCCAGTTTCCGCCACGCCTTTGCCCGCTGGACCGGCAAGCGACCCTCCGATTTGCGGCGCTGA